A window of Chryseobacterium sp. IHB B 17019 genomic DNA:
CTAAAAATACCAATGTTAGGGTGTAATGGTAAACAATTATTTTTACTTCGAAGTCCCACTATTAAGCCATCTTTGTTCATACCATGAAAAGGTCCATTGGTTGCACTTTCACCTTTTTGATCATCAGGAATTGAATTTACCTGCCTAGTGATAACTCCGCCTACATTAAGAAACCAATTCAATCCCGCAATATCTGGTCTTTTGCTTGGAATAAATCCCGAGAAGTTATACCCTATTGAAACAGAGAGATTGTCTCCCAATTGATTAGCTTTCAGATTAAATAAAGGAATATCAAGATTGGGCTCTCCTACAAATTTATTAACAGGTATATTACCGTGTCTTATAAAATCAGAAGTTTGAGGGGCTTTTATACTTGAAGCTAACTGAAAAGTATAGCTTCCTTGTCCATTTTGTGATTTATAATTTGCAATAGCGACAATCAAAATCGCTATAGATAAGAGTTTCTTCATCTTGTTTATTTCTTAATCAATTTAGCACTCGCTGTTTTATTGGTATCTGTTTTTATAGTAATCAGATAAGCTCCCTGGATTAAAGGCTGGGTATTTATCTTCGTTACCTTGTTTTTGGTTTTCAAACTTTGCAACTGTCTTCCGGACATATCATACAGCAAAATATCTGCTTCCTTAAAATCAAAACCAATTTCTACATAAGTGTAATCCGATACAGGATTTGGATAAATCTTAATATCCTGCTTTTCGATCAGCTGGTCAATCTGCTTATCTCCAAGCTTTACAATCTTCCAGTTTTCTTTTCCAAGCTCTTCTGCGCTTGTTCCTGCCAGAATAATGGAACCGTCTCTATTGAGTTTAATATCAGATAACCTTTCCTCCTTTTTTCTGGATTCTCCTTTTACATGCTTTCTCCACTGTTCATTTCCATTCTGGTCCATATACAGCATCCAAAATGTTTCATCTTCATTCTCTATTCTTCCTTCTGCCTGGGTGTAACCGCCAAGCAATATCCCTGTGGTAATGTCTTGATTCTTTTCTCTTTGTTCCTGGCTCTTTGTAATTACACTCATTCCCATCAAAACATCCCTGTTTTTGAAATTGTAAGATTTCTGCCAGATTTCTTCACCTTTTTCATTAAGTGAAATAAGCCAAAGGTCTGTTCCTTCTTCAATTCCCACGGTTTTATTTCCTGATCTCTCCGATCTCGATTCTCCTCCGACTAAAAAGCCTGTAGATGTTAAAGCGAGTGTTCTTAGATGATCATCACCTTTTCCTCCATAGTTCTTTTCCCATTCTACCTTTCCGTCTTTATTAAGCTTAATAATCCAGTAATCTCCTTCACCGAAGTTTTCAGTTTTCTTGGATCCTCCAATTGTACTCCTGGAATAAACTCCCAATAAAGCTCCGCCATCTTTGGTAGGAATCATTTTCTCTACTTCATCAAGTCCTTTTCCACCTAATATAATTTGAGAGGTTATGCCTCCGTTTTTATCCAGTCTTACAATTAAAACATCTTTTGAACCGTAACCTTTTGCCGAATTCTGAACATTACCCGCAACAAAAAATCCAAAGTCAGTTGCCTGAATTACAGCTCTTGCTTCTTCATCTGAAGCTGAGCCAATGGTTTTCTGCCATAATTCATCACCGAATTCATTGAGTCTAATCAGCCAAATATCTGAACCGCCTTTGGATTCTTCTTTTTTGTCTAGCCCTTTTGAAGAATACGAAGTTCCTGCTGCTAAAAAGCCACCATCCTGAGTATTGACTGTTGCTGATAAGAAATCATGATTCCCACCTGAGAAATACTTTTCCCAGACTTCTTCACCCTGTTGGTTTAATTTTATCAAATGATAGTCGTACCCGTTATTCTGCTTACTGCCTGAAGCTTGAAGCTTATCGCTCTGAATTGAGCTTCCTGTAATTAAATACTGCTGGTCAATGGTGGTGGTTACCTGGCTTAAAAAATCCTGTGTCGAAGATTTGATGTCTTTCTGCCAGAGAACTTCCTGGGCACTTAGACCCAAGACTGTGCATAGGAAAAATGCACCTGTATAGAATTTCTTCATTCCCGTGTTTATTATGGTTAATAGCTTATTTTTTTAAATCTTTGCAAAAGTATCTCTTTTACATCACATTATAATGATTTATTACAGAGATTTAATATGAATGTTATCAGATTCAGATATTTTTTCATCCGTCCAAATCATCCTGAAGCAAAGATACTGCTGCCTGACGACAGAACATGTCGCAATTTATTTTTGTTGTTTTTTTAATGTTATAGATGCTATTCTATCTTTTTTGGTTGGAAAATAAAAAGGTTAAGTTACTGCAGTGCCTGTAATGATGCTAATCGGGATATTCTATTTTAATCATTGGTTCATATTCAAAATTCTATTACTGATGATGAGTGGAAAACCAATATTCAAAGCGCAATCAATACTCCATTGAAGTTTGTATAAATATTTCATAGAAGCACTTCAGTCGTCATAATACAAAACTTATGTTAGTTATTTTTTTATTTCGCTTAACTCTTTTTTCAAGCTGTCTGTCAATAAGTTATTTTTTACTAAATAACCACTTATCATTTTCAAAAATACTTTTGCTTTCTTTAAATAGTCCTTCTCAAATTTCGCACAGTCAACAGCTGCTAGATTGCTATATGCTCTCATAATGAATCTTCCAGCACCTTCGTATTGCTTACTTACAAATAGTGTCCCGACCATAGAAATATAAGAAACAAATTCGTATTGAATATGATTTCTTCTTAAATACTCAATTGGCAGATTTTCATTCATCATTTGAAAGTGCGAAATTATTCCGATGTCCTTCAAGTATTTTTCTTTTTCAATTACAAACCAGTCATCTATTACATCTCCATTCAGATTCGTTTCAAGTTCGTAATAGCCTATTGGTTCTATACTGTCAAGCCAATCTTGACTTTCAACGTAAAGACCTATTCTAGTTCTGATAATAGAATCTCCATGTCTTCTGTCAATTACATATTCAAAACCATCAAACTTTGTAATAATTTCGTCTTGAATAAAACCATTGAAAAAATCCTTGTCCTCTGAGTTGTCAGAGAATATTTTGTTTAGAGTTATAAATGCAGTCTTTTTCAAGTCAAACATCTTAACTCTTTCTGTTAATAACACCTCAAGTTCTTGGTCTGTCATAAGCAATTTTACCGCACTAAAATATGTATTTTGAATCGTTTTTTGAGCCTTTCAGTCATTAATTTAAGTTAGAAATGCTTTATTCAAATATATTATTAAGCCAATCTAAAAAACTACTGTTTTTGCTTTTTGAACTTGCTTTAATAATAATTTCACTTTTTGCCAAACCGTCTTGCGCAGCACCTTCATCTAAAAAATCTTTATCTTCCCAATGTTCCATTATGTGCTTAGTTTGCCACGGATAAAGCGACTCGGCCAGTTTTCTAGCATCGAATTCAACTTCGTCAACATTTTCAGGGCTATAGGTAATCGTTGCTAGTGGTGGATATATTCCTAACTTTTTATAAGCTAATAATTTATGATGTCCATCCAAAATAAAATTTGATGAATAGTAATCATTTACCTCAAAATAAGCATTAAATATTATTGCAAATGGTCTTTCTCCATTTTTAATTATATTTTCAAAATATTTAACTCTGTCTCCGTCAATATCTTGTTGAGGTTGCGTAGCGTACAAAGATTCAAAACCTTCATAGATGCCACTTGTTGAATATTCTAATAAATTAGAAGGATAAAACTCTTTTGATATTTTAACCTCTTTTAAAAATTGTTTGTGATTTTTAATTACATCGTTTGCTTTTGTAATATCTGTTATTTCATTTGGAAATACAACCTCCAAATCTTCGTATCTTGATTTTTCAAAATTGTCAATTGAAGATTTGTATTCAAAAAATTCTTTTTCTTTGTTATTATAAAATTGTAAGATGTAATTTCCATTCTTAAATATTGGAAACAAAGGTTTTAAAATTTTACACAAGCCCTGGATGTTATTTGTAAAATCCTGATTTAAATTTTCATGGATTTTCTCCCTGACCGTATTCCGATATTCTTCATTATAGGGTAAAACGCAAAAATACTTTCCAACAGAACCCCGGCAGTCGTGCCAGACTACAGTCAGCGGATAATTAAATCTTATATAGCTACCAATATTACTCATTCCAATAGAGCATATATTGTTTCCGTTTTCAATCGTGAATTTCATAAAAACTTTTTTTGAATTCTTTCTAATTTTCAAATTTACACATTACGTTAAAACGATAAGTAAACTTACATACAGCGATTCCTGTTGCAAATAAAATTTATTTTAATCGTTTTTTGAGATTTACCGTATTATTTTTTGCAACTCTTTAAACAACAATTGTTTCTCTACTTCACTCAAGTCATTCTTGTTTCTATCCAATACATACTCAATTTGATGTATATCTTGCTTACACCATTTTTATCATTCTGTTAATTCCAATTTTAGTAATTATTCCTTCGTTATTTTCAAACCTTGGAGGTGATGACAGATGAACTATTTGGTATAATTTTTCCAAGATTAATAAAATTACAAATAAAAGAAGCTGCTTCTCTCGAAACAGCTTCCTTCTTTAAATATTGAAAATTCTTGATGACAATATAATTCTCTTATTTGTTTCTCTTTAAATACACTGCTACAGGTTCCGAATCTGATTCTGCAGCAAATACTTCTTTATGATGATGAAACCCAACCAGAGGACAATACAATTTAGCAGACCGTCTTGTGCTTGCCAGGATGTAAGGTGCTTCATAGCCTCTTTCTTCAAAATAGTTAAGACTCGATTTTAAAAGATGGCCACCATATCCTTTTCCTTGTGAATCAGGATGAACACCCATGTATGCAGGCTCAAAACTTCTTTCAAGCGTATCTGGATCAAGATCTAATTCGCCTTCGTCATAAAGCCAATAATATCGCTTCACCCCGTCCGGATCAAGCACATCCTGCCATTTCTTTTTAAACTCATTGCTATCCTCAGGATCACGCCCAAGCCAAGTCCAGATTAGAACAGCTTTTTGGTCAGGACTTGCAAATACTGCCCCGCCGGAAACCAAGGTATCTTTGATCATGGCTTCAAAATAATCACTGAGGGTTTGTTCACTAGTCTTTTCACCAAGCCAAAAATTTAAAGTAGGATCATTAAGAAAAGCTTTTGCTAAGATATCCCATTGCCATGGCTCCGGTTTAGTAATGATAATAGGGTCTGCATGTTGTACTTTTGTAGATAATTGTTCTGTTGCGTTTTGCATAATTAATAAATTGTGTTAAGATTATAAATGAATTTTGTTTTAAAATTGAAAATTGAAAATTAAGAGTTAGCCTTATTGCTTTTTCTTTCATTCAGGAAGTCTTCAAGAAAAGCATCAATTTGGCCTTTCGAAATTCCAGGCATACAAATTAAGTGACAGTATCCTGATTTTGTCGCCAGCTGCCATTTTTGACATAATACTCCAGACGGCTTTTCGAACAACACGGTAATTGCATTCTCGTTATAATAACTGTCAATATTGTTCTCAAGGAGCGTTTGATGAGTGTATTTTGCCAAAGAGATACATTCCGATGCTCTTTTCAGCAATCCCTCTTTTCCAAAATGCTTAATAGCGTACCAGAGAAATACCGAACTAAGTCCATTCCGGGTTCCTGTAATAGTAGAATCTATGGATTCGATATAAGAAATATAATGAGATAAACGCTCTTTATTGTCTTTTTTAACAACTATGACTCCGCAGGGAATCGGAGATCCTATAAATTTATGCCCGCTGCAAGCTATACTATCTGCACCAGCTGAAAAATCAAATTTTGGAGCTCCCTCTAACAAAGGAAGATAAGCTCCTGCTAATGCTGCATCACAATGGATATAATGTGACTCCACAAGCAAGCTTTGTACAATGTTTTTGATCTTGGAAATATCATCTTTAGCCTCCGTCATGGTACTTCCAATATTCGCAACAATTATAGCAGGAAGATGGCGGTTTTGTTCAATAGCTGAAAATAAATCGTGATAATTGATCTCTCCATTTTGGTTAGAACCAATTTCAATAGATTTCATACTTAGCAAACGGATGGATTTTGGTATGCTGTAATGAGATTCAGATGAATAATATACAATGGCATCAGGATATAATTCTCTGGCCATGTATAAACCATAAAGATTACTTTCACTTCCCCCACTGGTAATATATCCTGAGTAATTATCCTTAGGAGCCTGGAACAGATCCGCAAAAAAACCTATAACCTCTCTCTCCATCGTAAATGAGTTTACCCCATAATTACTTTCCATAAAAGGATCTCCCAAATTAAAAAGAGGATAGCGGAGTAAACTGTGAAGTTCTTCATAATTGAAGTCTGTTGCAAAAGGGTAACCTATTGAAAAGGATGCTTTTTCGGCTACTGAATGCATATATGCATCTAATATTTCTTTTTTTTGAATAATCATGATTAATATTTTAATTATAGTTTTTGGACTTGAAATAGTTTTTTCTCATACCTGAAAACTTAAGTAGGCCAAAAGTCAAAATATAGGAATTTGAAAACTCGGTAAATATTCTTGCTATCTTGTTTATTTTCTTTTAAAGTAATTTTCATTTAAATACTATGATTTATTTATTCAACAATATGTGAATAATTTTTTCCAAAAATACACTTTATTTCAAATTATAATTTACATAATTTCAATATGGATTAAAAAAATTAATTAAAAACTGCTTATGAACTATTTTTTATTAACAAATAAGTCATAATTAGTTAATATTAATAATAGAAACAGCATCACAATAAAACCATAATTAATTGATTATAAATTATTTGCAAATATTACTTTTCCCTTAAAAAACTCAATTTTAATAATAGTAGATACTTATATTGTAATAATATAATGCTCTAAAAAAGGGATTATACATAAATATTGACATTCAATGTAAATTAATATGTACAAACACTTTCCTTTTCTTGCGGATAATTGATATAGATTTGCACAAGATTAATACTGTTTAATATCATGTCCTTTACAACGCCGGAAGAAGACCTTTCATCATTGGAAAACAATGAGCTTTCTGATCTGATAATGGCAGAAATAGAAGTATGTTATGGATTAAGAATTATTCAGAATCATCTCTTGGTAAATTTTTATGGCAAAATTAAAACAGGACAATTCTTTATCGTCAAATTTTAAATAATTAATCGGTTGATGTTCAATTTTAAAAGTAATAATCTAAAAGCAAATTTGCCTGTAAGCGGATATCAATTTTAAACAAAAAAAAATCCCGAATCAACGGGATTTTAATTTCTCATATTCAAATTATTTTATCTCTACGGGAACTGAGATTTTATCCCAATCCATCGTGAATCCATTGCTGTTTACTTTATACATTAAAGTTTCCTGTTTTGCCGGTAAAGCTTTTGTTTTTACATCAACACGCAAAGCATCCTTAGATTCCTCATATTTATATGCACCCCATTGTTTTGACTCTTTGTTAAAAATCGCAGTCCATGTTCCGCTTTCTTTAGGGATTAAGAAAAAGCTGTATTTACCAGCAGGCAATGATTTACCCTGAACGGTAATGTCTTTATCGGTTTGAAAAGTAGTTGCTTCATTGGCACCCGCACGCCAAACTTTGTTATATGCTACCAAATCGCCCCAGATTGTACGTTCCTTAACTGAAGGACTGTTATAGGCTATGGTAATAGTTGCATCCTTAATTTTCCCAGTTGCAGTAGCCGCAGGGCTCGCAGGTTTTTTAGCTTCCTGTGCAAATGCATTGACTGAAATTGTCATTGCAACTACAACCATAGCAGCAGATTTAATTATTGCTTTCATAAATTTTTATTTTTAATTCTTTTACGAAGATAATGCTTTCGGCTTATAAAAAATCAATCCTATTGTAGAAAATATAATGACTGCCGCTGCCCCGATTACGTTGAGCCAAAGGAAAGAAACGATATCGAATTGATAAACGGCAATAACCGTAATTTCTGATAAAATTGCAGAAATAAATACATTTGAACCATTAATTTTTTTAAAGTAAAAGGCGACAAGGAAAATCCCCAATATCGGGCCGTAGAAAAGAGAACCTAATATATTAACCGCTTCAATAAGGGAACCCATTTGAGTGGCAAACATGGCTACGCCAATTGAGAATATCCCCCAGGCTAAAGTATGTAAGCGACTGTATCTCAATTCGGTTGCATCATCAGGAGTTTCTTTTTTGAATATCAGATGAACATCTTTTAGTGAACAGGCCGCGAGGGAATTTAAAGCTGCGGAAATTGAGCCCCAGCTGGCCAGAAAAATGACGGCAAACAGTAAGCCGATCATTCCTACCGGCAAGGTATTTTTCACGAAATACAGAAAAATATAATTAGTATCCGTTTTCTCCGCATTGTAGTTTGAATGATTGATCGCCTCTTCTACCCTACCGTGAAGTGCCTTTACCTGAGCTTGTGTGTTTTTAAAATCCTGAATAGTTTTTGTGAGTTGAGGAGATTGAGTTTCTTTCAATTGTAGAATTTCTTTCGATTCTGCATTAAATTTCATTTGTAAATTCTGATGCTCTTTTTCAAAAACCGCAGCCTGTTCGGGTTTTGTTTCCTTTAAATGCTGATAAGAGCGTTCGTTAAAATAAATCGGAGCCGGTTTTAGAGAAAAAAAAGCGAAAAGCAAAGCACCGATCAGGAGGATAGCAAACTGCATCGGAATTTTAACCAAGCCGTTCAACAGCAAGCCCATTTTTGCATTGGTATTGTCTTTCGCAGTAATATACCTCCCGACCTGACTTTGGTCGGTACCGAAATAAGAAAGTGCAAGGAAAAAACCACCAATTAACCCGCTCCAAATATTGTATTTATCTTTCCAGTCAAATTCTGTGGTGATTACATTAAGCTTTCCGGATTTCCCCGCCAGATAAAGCGCATCCTTAAAACCAATTCCATTCGGCATATTTTGAATAAGCAGATACCCTGCAAAAGCCATGGTTCCCAGAATAATAAGAAACTGTAGTTTTTGGGTGTGAGCGATCGCTTTTGCACCGCCGATATAGGTGTAAATCAATAGAATGCCACCTGTTAAAACATTAGTTAAATAAATATTCCAGTTTAAAACGCTTGATAAGATGATACTCGGAGCATAAATGCTGATTCCTGTCGATAAGCCTCTGGAAAAAAGAAAAAGCAGTGAAGTGAGTACCCTTGTTTTTTTATCAAAACGGTTTTCTAAATATTCATAGGCGGTGTAGACATTTAAGCGTTGAAAGATCGGGATGAAAGTAATACAGATAACAATCATCGCCAACGGCAAACCAAAGTAATACTGCACAAAACGCATCCCGTCTGTGTAAGCCTGACCCGGCGCCGAAAGAAACGTAATAGCACTTGCCTGCGTTGCCATAATGCCTATAAGTACGATGTACCAAGGCATTTTATTATCTGCTTTCAGGTAGGTTTCGTTGCTTTTTTGACCACGACCGATAAATACGCCGTAAACAACCACAGCAACCAATGTAAAAATAAGAACTGTCCAATCTATTGTACTCATGCCCAGAATTTAGTAAACAAATAATAAAATACGATCTGCAATACTAATGCAACTGCCAATAGTATGTACCAGGTATTCCAATTTTTAAGTTGTTTGTTCATCAGTTTTTTTGTGCAGATAAAAAGTTTAAAAATAAACGTGCAGCCCCAACATTTCCCGCAGGCAGCTGTCTGAAAAATGCCAACGGTGTATAAATAAAATTACCCTTCCCGTATTGGGCATATAAAGTTGATCCCTGCAGAGGCGCTTCATCCGTATCGTGCATTTCAAAAAGCGGCTCATACGCTGCATCCCATTGATCAGGAAAATAGGCGCCACGCTCCTGTACCCAACCGTTAAAATCATTTGCGGTAATTTTATTTGGAAAATTCAGTAATTTATGATTTGGATTTAAAAATTTAACCTCAGCATTTTCTTCGGTAACGCGTTTATTGGCAATACTGAAATTGTACATCCCCAATTGGTCAACTGTTGTATCCTGATTGGTGTTATACTGCATCACCAGATTACCACCGCCTTTTACATAAGACCATAAAAAGGGCATCCAGCGTCCTAACTTTTTCTCTGTGTTATTGGCACGAACACCAAGCACGATGGCATCATATTGCGATAGCTTATTCTGACTACCGTTTGCGCCGGATTCATCTAAGTTGCCATAAAAATCCTCGTCTTTCAGGACATCTACCTGAATACCTGCAATGCGTAAGAACTCGGGAATGAAATCGCCCGCACCTTGTATGTAACCTACTTTTTTAACCTTTGCCTGAATATCACCTTTCATTACGGTTACCGTTGCAGGCGCAAAATATTGTAAGGAAGGTAAATGCGGGTACTGAATTAATACCTGTTTTTTATTATAAGTTACTCCATCTGCAACATAATTTGCATCCAATTGCAAACGAGCAGAATGTATTGAGGCAAGCTTAGTTTTTGGAATAACATAATCGATGGTAAAATCTTTTCCACTGATCGAATTTAAATCAGCGCCGCCTAATTGTTCTCCGTTATACATCAGATTTACTTTACCATTACTGAACTGTTTGTTGGAATTAATCTTAAAATTTAAACTCAAATGTAAATCTGCATTTTCTTTAACTAAATAAAGAGGCTGTGTAAATTTCAGTTCCAATGCAGGAACAATGCGCAAGGCTTCGACCACATCACCACGCACAGGATCTAATTTCTTGAAAGATAAAGGAAGTTTAACCTGAAACTTCTCTGAACCGATTCTTAAGCCAAGCAAAACATTCAGTGGTGATTCTGCCTCAGGCAAACCGACTAAAGTATCATTTGGAACAGAAAAAGTTGCTGCATTCGTGGCTGGCTTTGCTAACCAGTAAGGTTCTGTGAGTGCATCAGCAGGAATCTGAATGTCATGCTGAATGGTAATTAAAGAATCTTTTGATAGTTTTCTGTTGAAGTTTTCTGACTTGCTTAACCAGTTTACATTTTCTAAAACGACAGGATCTGTAGCTCTGGAGACCAGATTTAACCTGAAATTGTAATGATCCCCGGCAACAGCTTCAGCCTGATTGGTAACTGCCTCGCCCATAAACCCGGCACAGCTTAAAATGATATTGTCAAGAGATTTAATTTTATCCCTTTTCAGGTCTGTATCTTTTAACGCCATTATCTTTTTTCGCAAAACGAGCAAAGCAGGTAAGCTATGGTCTGGATTATTGAAATTGAAAGCGGAAATAATTTTATCCAATGACTGGTCGATATCAGCGTTTCCTTTTGCAGTCCATGTTTTAACTACTCCATCAAAAAGTGTTGCTTTGGCAGGCTCGCCAATAACGTGGGCAAAATATTCAGTTCGTATCCCGGCTACAGACTGTGTTCCCGCACCCTGGCTTTTATGTAAACTTCTGCTTAATCCTGCCAATTCACCATAGCCCATTCCCAGTTG
This region includes:
- a CDS encoding PIG-L family deacetylase, which codes for MFKKVFIVFILGFYAVFCSAQQVRPTKSSEIYRELKTLKNIPKVLYLAAHPDDENTGLLSWLINDQNVETGYLSLTRGDGGQNLLGTEQGAALGLIRTHELLEARKLDGAQQFFTRAIDFGFSKNTTDTFKQWNADSITADVVWVIRKFRPDVIICRFPPTAAAGHGQHAASAVVAEKAFKLAGDKTAFPDQLKYVNVWQPKRVLWNTFRFGGVNTTAENQLKVTVGQYDAQLGMGYGELAGLSRSLHKSQGAGTQSVAGIRTEYFAHVIGEPAKATLFDGVVKTWTAKGNADIDQSLDKIISAFNFNNPDHSLPALLVLRKKIMALKDTDLKRDKIKSLDNIILSCAGFMGEAVTNQAEAVAGDHYNFRLNLVSRATDPVVLENVNWLSKSENFNRKLSKDSLITIQHDIQIPADALTEPYWLAKPATNAATFSVPNDTLVGLPEAESPLNVLLGLRIGSEKFQVKLPLSFKKLDPVRGDVVEALRIVPALELKFTQPLYLVKENADLHLSLNFKINSNKQFSNGKVNLMYNGEQLGGADLNSISGKDFTIDYVIPKTKLASIHSARLQLDANYVADGVTYNKKQVLIQYPHLPSLQYFAPATVTVMKGDIQAKVKKVGYIQGAGDFIPEFLRIAGIQVDVLKDEDFYGNLDESGANGSQNKLSQYDAIVLGVRANNTEKKLGRWMPFLWSYVKGGGNLVMQYNTNQDTTVDQLGMYNFSIANKRVTEENAEVKFLNPNHKLLNFPNKITANDFNGWVQERGAYFPDQWDAAYEPLFEMHDTDEAPLQGSTLYAQYGKGNFIYTPLAFFRQLPAGNVGAARLFLNFLSAQKN
- a CDS encoding sodium:solute symporter — its product is MSTIDWTVLIFTLVAVVVYGVFIGRGQKSNETYLKADNKMPWYIVLIGIMATQASAITFLSAPGQAYTDGMRFVQYYFGLPLAMIVICITFIPIFQRLNVYTAYEYLENRFDKKTRVLTSLLFLFSRGLSTGISIYAPSIILSSVLNWNIYLTNVLTGGILLIYTYIGGAKAIAHTQKLQFLIILGTMAFAGYLLIQNMPNGIGFKDALYLAGKSGKLNVITTEFDWKDKYNIWSGLIGGFFLALSYFGTDQSQVGRYITAKDNTNAKMGLLLNGLVKIPMQFAILLIGALLFAFFSLKPAPIYFNERSYQHLKETKPEQAAVFEKEHQNLQMKFNAESKEILQLKETQSPQLTKTIQDFKNTQAQVKALHGRVEEAINHSNYNAEKTDTNYIFLYFVKNTLPVGMIGLLFAVIFLASWGSISAALNSLAACSLKDVHLIFKKETPDDATELRYSRLHTLAWGIFSIGVAMFATQMGSLIEAVNILGSLFYGPILGIFLVAFYFKKINGSNVFISAILSEITVIAVYQFDIVSFLWLNVIGAAAVIIFSTIGLIFYKPKALSS
- a CDS encoding T9SS type A sorting domain-containing protein, whose product is MKKFYTGAFFLCTVLGLSAQEVLWQKDIKSSTQDFLSQVTTTIDQQYLITGSSIQSDKLQASGSKQNNGYDYHLIKLNQQGEEVWEKYFSGGNHDFLSATVNTQDGGFLAAGTSYSSKGLDKKEESKGGSDIWLIRLNEFGDELWQKTIGSASDEEARAVIQATDFGFFVAGNVQNSAKGYGSKDVLIVRLDKNGGITSQIILGGKGLDEVEKMIPTKDGGALLGVYSRSTIGGSKKTENFGEGDYWIIKLNKDGKVEWEKNYGGKGDDHLRTLALTSTGFLVGGESRSERSGNKTVGIEEGTDLWLISLNEKGEEIWQKSYNFKNRDVLMGMSVITKSQEQREKNQDITTGILLGGYTQAEGRIENEDETFWMLYMDQNGNEQWRKHVKGESRKKEERLSDIKLNRDGSIILAGTSAEELGKENWKIVKLGDKQIDQLIEKQDIKIYPNPVSDYTYVEIGFDFKEADILLYDMSGRQLQSLKTKNKVTKINTQPLIQGAYLITIKTDTNKTASAKLIKK
- a CDS encoding GNAT family N-acetyltransferase gives rise to the protein MQNATEQLSTKVQHADPIIITKPEPWQWDILAKAFLNDPTLNFWLGEKTSEQTLSDYFEAMIKDTLVSGGAVFASPDQKAVLIWTWLGRDPEDSNEFKKKWQDVLDPDGVKRYYWLYDEGELDLDPDTLERSFEPAYMGVHPDSQGKGYGGHLLKSSLNYFEERGYEAPYILASTRRSAKLYCPLVGFHHHKEVFAAESDSEPVAVYLKRNK
- a CDS encoding DUF2911 domain-containing protein: MKAIIKSAAMVVVAMTISVNAFAQEAKKPASPAATATGKIKDATITIAYNSPSVKERTIWGDLVAYNKVWRAGANEATTFQTDKDITVQGKSLPAGKYSFFLIPKESGTWTAIFNKESKQWGAYKYEESKDALRVDVKTKALPAKQETLMYKVNSNGFTMDWDKISVPVEIK
- a CDS encoding histidine decarboxylase gives rise to the protein MIIQKKEILDAYMHSVAEKASFSIGYPFATDFNYEELHSLLRYPLFNLGDPFMESNYGVNSFTMEREVIGFFADLFQAPKDNYSGYITSGGSESNLYGLYMARELYPDAIVYYSSESHYSIPKSIRLLSMKSIEIGSNQNGEINYHDLFSAIEQNRHLPAIIVANIGSTMTEAKDDISKIKNIVQSLLVESHYIHCDAALAGAYLPLLEGAPKFDFSAGADSIACSGHKFIGSPIPCGVIVVKKDNKERLSHYISYIESIDSTITGTRNGLSSVFLWYAIKHFGKEGLLKRASECISLAKYTHQTLLENNIDSYYNENAITVLFEKPSGVLCQKWQLATKSGYCHLICMPGISKGQIDAFLEDFLNERKSNKANS